A portion of the Corynebacterium ammoniagenes DSM 20306 genome contains these proteins:
- a CDS encoding Ldh family oxidoreductase, whose product MQISIDKLEALCRHAAQQAGADASTAALLAQAIARAEPQGKSSVGLTHFFDYLHGLSTGAINGRAEPSVSTNGAVTRVDAHRNIPHVAFHQAVGRLSTAATRYGIGVMAISHAFTAGELGYYTADLASRGLVGLAAANSSALVSIGKSQQKVLGTNPLSFAVPLRGSPLVIDQSITPSAFVTIREAAKNNTPLPHGWALNIDGQATTDAVEALEGVLLPAGHKLANIGIMVESLAGLAGGLWSLESPSFDKGGQSPSIGVFIIAMNPAFFGENYLERIDSHVQVLEREHGVYIPGRQREFKDHVDVDEPLYDRLLFSTQDTELVPEQGVMGGH is encoded by the coding sequence GTGCAAATTAGCATCGACAAGCTCGAAGCTTTATGCCGCCATGCCGCCCAACAAGCTGGCGCTGATGCATCGACCGCCGCCCTGCTTGCCCAAGCAATTGCCCGCGCTGAACCTCAAGGAAAATCTTCTGTCGGATTGACGCACTTCTTTGACTACCTCCACGGGCTCAGCACCGGAGCTATCAACGGAAGAGCTGAGCCGAGTGTTTCCACCAACGGCGCAGTCACACGTGTTGATGCCCATCGCAATATTCCCCATGTTGCATTCCACCAAGCAGTCGGTCGTCTTTCCACGGCCGCGACTCGATACGGCATTGGAGTCATGGCTATCTCTCATGCCTTTACGGCAGGTGAGCTGGGTTATTACACCGCTGATCTGGCATCACGCGGGCTTGTGGGATTGGCCGCGGCAAATTCCTCGGCGCTGGTATCAATTGGTAAATCTCAGCAGAAAGTACTGGGCACCAATCCCCTTTCTTTTGCGGTTCCGCTTAGGGGCTCTCCCCTGGTCATTGACCAATCCATCACCCCATCGGCGTTTGTGACCATCCGAGAAGCTGCCAAGAACAACACTCCTCTACCCCACGGCTGGGCGCTCAATATTGACGGTCAAGCAACGACTGATGCGGTAGAAGCACTCGAAGGTGTGCTGCTTCCAGCCGGGCACAAGCTCGCCAATATCGGAATCATGGTGGAATCCCTTGCGGGCCTTGCCGGCGGATTGTGGTCTTTGGAGTCCCCGTCCTTCGATAAAGGCGGGCAAAGCCCCTCCATTGGCGTGTTCATCATCGCGATGAATCCGGCATTCTTTGGTGAGAATTACCTTGAGCGCATCGACTCCCATGTCCAGGTGCTTGAGCGCGAGCACGGCGTTTATATTCCAGGGCGTCAGCGCGAATTCAAGGACCATGTCGACGTTGATGAGCCGCTTTATGATCGGCTGCTTTTTAGTACTCAGGACACCGAATTGGTACCAGAGCAAGGAGTGATGGGTGGCCACTAA
- a CDS encoding CoA-acylating methylmalonate-semialdehyde dehydrogenase → MSNNLINHWIDGQEVPSKSGNTADVFNPATGEVTAQVGIANQEEIDATIASATKAAKEWGALSIAKRQAVIFKFRELLNERRGELAEIITAEHGKVVSDALGEIMRGQEVVELATGFPHLTKGGFNENASTGIDVYSIKQPLGVVGIISPFNFPAMVPMWFFPIAVAAGNAVILKPSEKDPSAALWMARLWKEAGLPDGVFNVLQGDKLAVDGLLEHPEVSAISFVGSTPIAKYIYETAAKNGKRVQSLGGAKNHMLVLPDADLDLVADQAINAGYGAAGERCMAVSVVLAIDSVADELIEKIKERIATLRVGNGAGDENGEPHLGPLISAAHREKVSGYVDIAEADGANIVVDGRGFTVDGHEDGFFFGPTLIDEIPTDSRAYTEEIFGPVLSVIRVESFDEAIELINSGEFGNGTAIFTNDGGAARRFQHEIEVGMIGINVPIPVPVAYHSFGGFKNSLFGDAKAYGTQGFDFFTKEKAVTSRWLDPALHGGINLGFPHND, encoded by the coding sequence ATGTCTAATAACCTCATTAACCACTGGATCGATGGCCAAGAAGTACCATCCAAGTCCGGCAACACCGCCGATGTTTTCAACCCTGCCACCGGTGAAGTCACCGCTCAAGTGGGCATCGCCAACCAAGAAGAAATTGATGCCACCATCGCTTCCGCTACGAAGGCGGCAAAAGAGTGGGGCGCGTTGTCCATCGCTAAGCGACAAGCCGTGATCTTCAAGTTCCGTGAACTGCTCAACGAACGCCGCGGCGAACTCGCCGAAATTATCACCGCGGAACACGGCAAGGTTGTCTCCGACGCCTTGGGTGAAATCATGCGCGGCCAGGAAGTCGTGGAACTAGCCACCGGCTTCCCACACCTGACCAAGGGCGGCTTTAACGAAAACGCGTCCACCGGAATTGATGTCTACTCCATTAAGCAGCCACTGGGTGTGGTTGGCATCATCAGCCCCTTTAACTTCCCCGCGATGGTCCCGATGTGGTTTTTCCCCATCGCTGTTGCGGCCGGCAACGCCGTGATTTTGAAGCCTTCGGAAAAGGACCCCTCCGCAGCACTGTGGATGGCGCGCCTGTGGAAGGAAGCCGGCCTGCCTGATGGCGTCTTCAACGTGCTGCAAGGCGACAAGCTCGCCGTCGATGGCCTGCTGGAGCACCCTGAGGTATCCGCGATTTCCTTCGTTGGTTCCACCCCGATTGCCAAGTACATCTATGAAACCGCCGCGAAAAATGGAAAGCGCGTGCAGTCCCTCGGCGGTGCGAAGAACCACATGCTGGTGCTTCCCGATGCCGACCTGGACCTTGTTGCCGACCAAGCCATTAATGCAGGCTACGGCGCTGCAGGTGAACGCTGCATGGCGGTATCTGTCGTCTTGGCCATTGACTCTGTCGCTGATGAACTCATCGAGAAGATCAAAGAACGTATCGCCACGCTGCGCGTAGGCAACGGCGCAGGAGATGAAAACGGTGAGCCACACTTGGGACCACTCATTTCTGCAGCCCACCGCGAAAAGGTCTCCGGCTACGTGGACATCGCGGAAGCCGACGGCGCCAATATCGTGGTCGATGGCCGTGGCTTTACCGTTGATGGACACGAGGATGGCTTCTTCTTTGGCCCGACATTGATTGATGAAATTCCAACGGATTCACGCGCCTACACCGAAGAAATCTTTGGCCCAGTCTTGTCTGTTATCCGCGTCGAATCCTTTGATGAAGCAATTGAGCTGATCAACTCCGGCGAATTCGGCAACGGCACCGCGATCTTCACCAATGATGGTGGAGCAGCGCGTCGCTTCCAGCACGAAATTGAAGTCGGCATGATCGGCATCAACGTTCCTATCCCAGTGCCAGTGGCGTACCACTCCTTCGGCGGATTTAAGAACTCGCTGTTTGGTGACGCGAAGGCATATGGCACCCAAGGCTTTGATTTCTTCACCAAGGAAAAGGCCGTGACCAGCCGCTGGTTGGACCCGGCACTGCACGGCGGCATTAACCTGGGCTTCCCACACAACGACTAG
- the iolC gene encoding 5-dehydro-2-deoxygluconokinase has product MANLTSAHEVLSIGRLGVDIYPHQSGVGLEDVSTFGKYLGGSAANVSVAAARHGRNSALLSRVGNDPLGKYLLRKLDRLGVDNQYVGTDPTYKTPLTLCEIFPPDDFPLYFYREPKAPDMCIESSDVNLDDVREADILWFTLTGLSEEPSRGAHREILNTRARRSHTIVDLDYRDMFWNTKQEATEQAQWALDHATVAVGNKEECEVAVGETDPVRAGKALLDRGVKLAIVKQGPKGVLGMTEDETVEVPAIWVDVVNGLGAGDAFGGALCHGLLSGWPLEQILRFANAAGSVVSGRLECSTAMPTTEEVDAALAQKV; this is encoded by the coding sequence ATGGCGAATTTGACTAGCGCTCATGAAGTTCTGTCCATCGGCAGACTAGGCGTGGATATCTACCCACATCAGTCCGGTGTTGGACTCGAAGACGTTTCAACTTTTGGTAAATACTTGGGCGGCTCGGCAGCGAATGTTTCCGTGGCGGCCGCACGGCACGGGCGCAATTCCGCTCTGCTATCCCGCGTGGGCAATGACCCACTGGGTAAATACCTCCTCCGTAAACTGGACCGCCTAGGAGTGGATAATCAGTATGTCGGTACTGACCCCACCTATAAGACTCCGTTGACGTTGTGTGAAATTTTTCCACCGGATGATTTCCCACTGTACTTTTACCGCGAGCCAAAAGCGCCGGATATGTGCATTGAATCTTCGGACGTCAACCTCGATGATGTCCGCGAGGCCGACATCTTGTGGTTTACACTCACCGGTCTCAGCGAAGAGCCCAGCCGCGGTGCACACCGGGAAATCCTCAATACCCGTGCACGGCGCAGCCACACGATTGTGGACTTGGATTACCGCGACATGTTCTGGAATACCAAACAAGAGGCCACCGAGCAGGCACAGTGGGCGTTGGATCACGCAACCGTTGCCGTGGGTAATAAAGAAGAGTGCGAAGTCGCAGTCGGTGAAACAGACCCAGTACGCGCTGGTAAGGCGCTGTTGGACCGGGGCGTGAAGCTGGCCATCGTCAAGCAAGGCCCCAAAGGCGTGCTTGGTATGACCGAAGATGAAACCGTCGAAGTCCCAGCCATCTGGGTCGATGTAGTCAATGGCTTAGGTGCCGGCGATGCGTTTGGCGGTGCCTTATGCCACGGCCTGTTATCTGGATGGCCGCTGGAGCAAATCCTGCGCTTTGCTAATGCCGCCGGGTCCGTTGTCTCCGGCCGCTTGGAATGCAGCACCGCCATGCCAACCACCGAAGAAGTTGATGCGGCCTTAGCCCAGAAAGTCTAA
- the iolB gene encoding 5-deoxy-glucuronate isomerase, with protein sequence MSTEKSWFHKKGELARDKWQSVVDATTPGWEYTGIRIAELVDDESVTLDDLGVERIFIPLAGSFTVAHNDEITTLQGRKSVFDGPTDVLYLPTNTAATLSGTGRVAVAEAPTTEVKEWKYIPPADTPVELRGAGRSSRQVHNFGTPEALDAARLIVCEVITPGENWSSYPPHKHDEYKPGHESKLEEIYYFESALTRAERARFSGSEDASEGAFGMFSTYSSPAGDIDINAMVYTGDIALVPYGYHGPAVAAPGYDLYYLNVMAGPDPERIWLINDDPAHAWVRETWDGQEFDTRLPYEQQEG encoded by the coding sequence ATGAGTACTGAGAAGAGTTGGTTTCACAAAAAAGGGGAGTTGGCTCGTGACAAGTGGCAAAGCGTTGTCGATGCCACGACTCCAGGCTGGGAGTACACGGGCATTCGCATCGCAGAGCTTGTCGATGATGAGTCGGTGACCTTAGACGACCTTGGCGTGGAGAGGATCTTCATTCCTCTCGCGGGCAGTTTCACCGTTGCGCACAACGATGAAATAACCACCTTGCAAGGCCGCAAGTCTGTCTTTGATGGACCAACCGATGTGCTCTACTTGCCGACGAATACCGCAGCGACGCTCTCCGGCACTGGCCGTGTGGCCGTGGCCGAAGCTCCCACCACAGAGGTCAAAGAGTGGAAGTATATTCCACCCGCAGACACTCCGGTGGAGCTGCGCGGTGCTGGGCGCTCGAGCCGCCAGGTGCACAACTTCGGTACCCCAGAAGCACTGGATGCTGCACGTTTGATCGTGTGCGAGGTGATTACGCCAGGGGAGAACTGGAGTTCCTATCCACCGCACAAACACGATGAATACAAGCCAGGTCACGAGTCGAAGCTGGAAGAAATCTACTACTTCGAATCCGCGCTGACACGAGCAGAGCGGGCACGTTTCAGCGGGAGTGAGGATGCATCGGAAGGCGCCTTCGGCATGTTTTCTACCTACTCCTCACCAGCGGGCGATATTGATATCAACGCCATGGTCTACACCGGGGATATCGCGCTGGTTCCCTACGGCTACCACGGCCCCGCGGTGGCAGCACCCGGCTATGACTTGTACTACCTCAACGTCATGGCTGGTCCCGACCCAGAACGTATTTGGTTGATCAATGATGACCCAGCGCATGCGTGGGTACGCGAGACCTGGGACGGGCAAGAATTTGATACCCGTTTGCCCTATGAACAGCAGGAAGGCTAG
- a CDS encoding aminobutyraldehyde dehydrogenase, with translation MSSTRVDVAPLVAEQEFPPVKHFINGEFVESVGESFSEVVNPANGEVIARVPRGSVADVDVAVDAAHEAFATWGAVTPKERSEAMLAIAQIVEENADLLARLEAHNAGKPLEVARDDVDGTVDIFRFSAGAARSFTEAGAGDFVEDHTSFIVREPLGVIGAIVPWNYPLLMGAWKIAPILAAGNTLVLKPAEQTPLSVLKLAELIAGVLPRGVFNVVTGLGREVGEALSHHEKIAMVAMTGSVGSGRAVASAASDSLKRVHLELGGKAPVVVFKDADLDAVAEGIREAGFWNSGQECGAGTRILVDKEVETELVEKLVAQIETLRVGDPSEGDHIEQGPLVSKQHFERVQGFLERAQQEGAVAVLGGKAADREGFFIEPTVLTNVLPGTEAAQEEIFGPVITVETFESEDEAIRRANETPYGLSASVWTTDAARSIDVPRKIDAGTVWVNSHLVLANEVPWGGFKGSGYGRDLSIYALQDYSRTKHIQINHGR, from the coding sequence ATGTCTAGTACACGTGTTGACGTAGCCCCTTTGGTTGCCGAGCAAGAATTCCCACCCGTAAAGCACTTCATCAATGGAGAATTCGTTGAGTCCGTTGGAGAGTCCTTCTCCGAGGTAGTAAACCCAGCGAATGGCGAAGTGATCGCCCGCGTGCCGCGCGGAAGCGTGGCGGATGTTGACGTAGCTGTTGACGCAGCGCACGAAGCCTTTGCTACGTGGGGAGCGGTAACGCCGAAGGAGCGCTCCGAAGCCATGCTGGCGATCGCGCAAATCGTGGAAGAAAATGCCGACCTGTTGGCACGGTTGGAAGCACACAACGCCGGAAAGCCGCTAGAAGTAGCGCGTGATGATGTCGACGGTACCGTGGATATTTTCCGCTTTTCTGCGGGAGCGGCACGCTCTTTCACGGAGGCCGGCGCGGGCGACTTCGTGGAAGACCACACCTCGTTCATCGTGCGAGAACCGCTGGGAGTCATCGGCGCTATCGTGCCGTGGAACTACCCGCTGCTCATGGGTGCGTGGAAGATTGCACCAATTCTCGCCGCGGGCAACACATTGGTTCTCAAGCCTGCGGAGCAAACGCCGTTGTCCGTACTCAAACTTGCTGAGCTGATCGCGGGTGTCCTGCCACGCGGTGTATTCAATGTGGTCACAGGCCTGGGCCGAGAAGTTGGCGAGGCACTCTCGCACCATGAAAAAATTGCCATGGTGGCGATGACCGGCAGTGTCGGCAGTGGGCGTGCGGTCGCCTCAGCTGCGAGTGATTCGCTGAAGCGAGTGCACCTGGAACTTGGTGGCAAAGCACCAGTTGTTGTCTTTAAGGATGCCGATCTTGACGCGGTTGCAGAAGGCATTCGCGAGGCAGGGTTCTGGAACTCGGGCCAGGAGTGTGGCGCTGGTACCCGCATCTTGGTGGACAAGGAAGTAGAAACTGAACTGGTGGAAAAGCTGGTAGCGCAGATTGAAACGTTGCGCGTGGGCGACCCTTCCGAAGGTGACCACATCGAGCAAGGTCCGCTGGTATCCAAGCAACATTTCGAGCGAGTCCAGGGATTCTTGGAGCGAGCACAGCAAGAGGGTGCAGTGGCAGTACTCGGTGGCAAGGCCGCCGACCGCGAGGGCTTCTTTATCGAGCCGACCGTGCTGACCAACGTTCTGCCAGGCACCGAAGCCGCACAGGAAGAAATCTTTGGCCCGGTCATTACGGTGGAAACCTTCGAATCTGAAGACGAAGCCATCCGGCGTGCCAATGAAACTCCGTATGGTTTGAGCGCTTCCGTATGGACCACGGATGCAGCGCGATCCATCGACGTGCCCCGCAAGATTGACGCGGGAACCGTGTGGGTCAATTCCCACTTGGTGCTGGCTAATGAAGTGCCGTGGGGCGGCTTCAAGGGCTCTGGCTATGGACGGGATCTCTCGATCTACGCTCTGCAGGATTACTCGCGCACCAAGCATATTCAGATAAACCACGGTCGTTAA
- the iolD gene encoding 3D-(3,5/4)-trihydroxycyclohexane-1,2-dione acylhydrolase (decyclizing), whose translation MAATKKMTVSQALVEFLGHQWTVDGEHRERTIAGMFGIFGHGNVAGIGQALKQYNVDEPELMPYYQARNEQAMVHQSVGYARMHRRRGTFASAASVGPGATNLLTGAALATTNRLPALLLPSDTFATRVADPVLQQLEQPWDIGLTVNDAFRPVSKFFDRVQRPEQLFSIALSAMRVLTDPAETGAVTIALPEDVQAETFDVPLEFLQDREWHIRRPRPERDALARAVEVIRNAKNPMIIAGGGVLYSFAEQQLQELVEKTGIPVGTSQAGGGVLDWDHAQNLGGVGATGTLAANRIAGDADVIIGIGTRYSDFTTASRTVFQHSDVKFVNINVASFDAYKNGSQLPVIADAREALSELNEALSDFRVSEDYSRRIAEEKASWDASVDEAFAPSKLELPGQPEIIGAVQESTDPEDVIVQAAGSLPGDLQKLWRVRDPLGYHVEYAFSCMGYEIAGGIGAKRGLDAQGDDRDVVIMVGDGSYLMLNTELVTAVAEGIKVIVVLIQNHGYASIGHLSETVGSQRFGTWYREYDEEQKNFQGEQILPVDLAMNARSYGLDVIEVDPGENAIDDLKKAMATAKASDKSTFIHINSDPLIYAPDGAGWWDVPVSETATLESTNTAREEYLQQQAFQRPLLG comes from the coding sequence ATGGCTGCAACGAAGAAGATGACGGTAAGCCAAGCGCTGGTGGAGTTTTTAGGCCACCAGTGGACCGTCGACGGTGAGCATCGTGAGCGCACCATTGCTGGCATGTTTGGAATTTTTGGGCATGGCAACGTGGCCGGTATCGGCCAAGCCCTGAAGCAATACAACGTGGACGAGCCGGAGCTCATGCCGTATTACCAGGCGCGTAATGAACAGGCCATGGTGCACCAATCCGTGGGCTATGCGCGGATGCATCGCCGCCGCGGGACCTTTGCCTCGGCCGCATCGGTCGGCCCGGGTGCTACCAACTTGCTCACCGGTGCGGCGTTGGCCACGACCAACCGTCTGCCCGCGTTATTGCTGCCCAGTGATACTTTTGCCACCCGCGTTGCCGACCCGGTTCTGCAGCAGCTGGAGCAGCCTTGGGATATTGGGCTCACGGTCAATGATGCCTTCCGTCCGGTCTCGAAATTCTTTGACCGCGTGCAACGCCCGGAGCAGCTATTTTCCATTGCGCTATCTGCCATGCGAGTCCTGACGGATCCGGCAGAGACCGGTGCTGTCACCATTGCCTTGCCGGAAGACGTCCAGGCTGAGACTTTCGATGTTCCTCTGGAATTTCTGCAAGACCGCGAGTGGCACATTCGTCGCCCGCGCCCGGAGCGCGATGCGTTGGCACGTGCCGTCGAGGTTATCCGTAATGCCAAGAATCCGATGATCATCGCCGGCGGCGGTGTTTTGTACTCCTTTGCAGAACAGCAACTGCAAGAGCTGGTGGAAAAGACTGGCATTCCGGTGGGTACCTCGCAGGCTGGCGGCGGTGTGCTGGATTGGGATCATGCACAAAACCTCGGCGGCGTGGGTGCCACTGGCACGCTCGCTGCCAACCGCATCGCTGGTGATGCCGATGTCATCATTGGTATTGGTACCCGTTATAGCGATTTCACGACCGCCTCGCGCACCGTGTTCCAACACTCTGACGTCAAGTTCGTCAACATCAACGTGGCTTCTTTTGATGCCTATAAGAATGGCTCGCAGTTGCCAGTCATCGCTGATGCCCGCGAAGCACTCAGTGAACTCAACGAGGCCTTGTCAGACTTCCGCGTTTCTGAGGATTACTCCCGCCGCATTGCTGAAGAAAAAGCGTCCTGGGATGCATCGGTCGATGAAGCCTTTGCTCCCTCGAAGCTGGAGTTGCCTGGTCAGCCCGAAATCATCGGCGCGGTCCAGGAATCGACAGACCCCGAAGACGTCATCGTCCAAGCAGCCGGATCCCTACCAGGTGATCTGCAGAAGCTCTGGCGCGTGCGCGACCCACTGGGGTATCACGTGGAATACGCCTTTTCCTGCATGGGCTATGAAATCGCCGGCGGCATCGGCGCCAAACGTGGGCTCGATGCCCAAGGTGATGACCGCGACGTGGTGATCATGGTAGGCGACGGTTCCTACCTCATGCTCAACACCGAACTTGTCACCGCCGTTGCCGAGGGCATCAAAGTCATCGTCGTGCTCATCCAAAACCACGGTTACGCCTCCATTGGCCACCTGTCCGAAACCGTTGGCTCGCAGCGCTTTGGTACCTGGTACCGCGAGTACGACGAAGAGCAGAAGAACTTCCAAGGCGAGCAGATTCTACCTGTTGACCTGGCGATGAATGCGCGCAGCTACGGCCTCGACGTCATTGAAGTTGACCCTGGTGAAAATGCCATCGACGACCTCAAAAAGGCCATGGCTACTGCCAAGGCTTCCGACAAGTCGACGTTTATTCACATTAACTCCGACCCGCTCATCTATGCCCCGGATGGCGCGGGGTGGTGGGACGTGCCAGTTTCTGAAACTGCCACGCTCGAGTCCACCAACACCGCGCGCGAAGAATACCTCCAACAACAAGCCTTCCAACGCCCGTTGCTCGGCTAA
- a CDS encoding GntR family transcriptional regulator: MTSSAPVWPADLFKDLDRNGPIPLYFQVAQRLEDGIRDGALPPGARLENEISLAKRLSVSRPTVRRAIQEVVDKGLLVRRRGVGTQVVQSHVTRPVELTSFYNDLKDAKLDPQTQVLEHRLLAANSSIAEKLGIPVGDEVLYIRRVRSTGDTPVAVLENYIPPAFSDISQEELEEGGLYDALRERGVNLKIANQKIGARRAVGDESHLLSVDDGAPLLTVERVALDNSGQVIELGNHCYRPDMHNFETTLVAR; encoded by the coding sequence ATGACATCCAGCGCCCCGGTTTGGCCGGCCGATCTTTTTAAAGACTTAGACCGCAACGGTCCCATCCCCCTGTATTTCCAGGTGGCCCAACGCTTAGAAGACGGGATTCGTGATGGCGCATTGCCCCCGGGTGCGCGCCTAGAAAATGAGATCTCCTTAGCAAAACGACTGAGCGTTTCCCGCCCCACCGTTCGACGCGCGATTCAGGAAGTCGTTGATAAAGGCTTATTAGTTCGCCGACGCGGGGTGGGCACTCAGGTCGTACAAAGTCATGTCACCCGTCCCGTGGAGCTGACTTCTTTTTATAACGACTTAAAAGACGCCAAGCTGGATCCCCAAACCCAGGTACTAGAGCATCGGCTTTTAGCAGCTAACTCTTCCATCGCAGAAAAACTCGGCATTCCCGTTGGTGACGAGGTTCTGTACATACGCCGTGTGCGCTCCACTGGGGATACCCCCGTTGCTGTCTTAGAAAACTACATTCCTCCTGCGTTTAGCGATATTAGCCAGGAAGAACTCGAAGAGGGCGGGCTCTATGATGCCTTGCGTGAGCGCGGTGTGAACCTCAAGATCGCGAACCAGAAAATCGGTGCCCGGCGCGCCGTGGGCGATGAAAGCCACTTGCTCAGCGTTGATGACGGCGCACCCTTGCTGACAGTTGAGCGCGTGGCCTTGGATAACTCCGGGCAAGTAATAGAACTAGGAAATCATTGCTACCGGCCTGATATGCATAACTTCGAAACCACACTGGTTGCACGCTAA
- a CDS encoding class I fructose-bisphosphate aldolase produces MTETHISSAKFEDLRRIRAEAPATVTELFRDRKRRDLLGDDGKLFIVAADHPARGALAVGDNPTAMANRYELLERMAIALSRPGVDGVLGTPDIIDDLAALGLLDDKIVVGSMNRGGLRGASFEMDDRYTGYDVTSMVERGIDFAKTLVRINLADAGTSPTLEATANAVNEAAAAQLPIMLEPFMSNWVNGKVVNDLSADAVIQSIGIAAGLGNDSSYTWMKLPVVDEMERVMEATTMPTLLLGGDPGGDPDATYASWQNALALPGVRGLTVGRTLLYPHDGDVAQAVDTAAAMVHNL; encoded by the coding sequence ATGACTGAAACACACATCTCCTCTGCGAAATTTGAAGACTTACGCAGAATCCGCGCTGAAGCACCAGCGACTGTCACCGAATTATTTCGTGACCGCAAAAGACGAGACCTACTCGGCGATGACGGCAAGCTCTTTATCGTTGCCGCTGACCACCCCGCCCGCGGTGCACTGGCGGTGGGCGATAATCCCACGGCGATGGCCAACCGCTATGAACTGCTTGAACGCATGGCAATCGCCTTGTCACGTCCGGGCGTTGATGGTGTGCTGGGCACCCCAGACATCATCGATGACTTGGCGGCGCTGGGGCTTCTCGATGACAAGATCGTCGTCGGCTCCATGAACCGCGGCGGTTTGCGCGGGGCATCTTTTGAAATGGATGACCGCTACACCGGCTATGACGTAACGTCCATGGTCGAGCGCGGCATCGATTTTGCTAAGACCCTCGTGCGCATCAACCTAGCGGATGCAGGTACGTCGCCCACGCTGGAAGCCACGGCGAATGCGGTCAATGAAGCAGCAGCGGCACAGCTGCCCATCATGTTAGAGCCGTTTATGAGCAATTGGGTCAACGGCAAAGTGGTCAATGACTTAAGCGCCGATGCCGTCATTCAATCCATTGGTATCGCCGCAGGGCTTGGCAATGACTCCTCCTATACCTGGATGAAACTGCCCGTGGTGGATGAGATGGAACGAGTCATGGAAGCCACCACCATGCCCACGCTGTTGCTAGGCGGCGACCCCGGCGGGGACCCTGATGCCACCTATGCCTCCTGGCAAAACGCTCTCGCACTACCTGGCGTGCGCGGGCTGACCGTCGGCCGTACCTTGCTGTATCCCCACGATGGTGATGTTGCCCAGGCTGTTGATACTGCCGCTGCCATGGTGCACAACCTCTAA
- a CDS encoding EamA family transporter, with the protein MTSVLASVLFGAIFFVSGAIEAQASTLVAWRILLTAGCYALLLSFPAGRRAFKAFWEVLRKGPLYVFYFVILVALIALQLWLFAWAPKGHALDASLGYLLLPIFLVVVGRFFFSSIVSRLQWIAVGIAIVAVAIKFIISAQMSWVTFAIAVGYALYFALRSYSGFNSFFCYGAETIELSPIAIALLFTIPDVLDRDMMIMVICAGLAGAVAMALYLAASVLLSMPIFGLLSYGEPILLFVAALLLGESLDMSDALVYSLRGFALAILGFDGIWRSRKTLEPTLTV; encoded by the coding sequence GTGACTTCGGTACTGGCGTCGGTGCTTTTCGGAGCAATCTTTTTTGTCTCCGGAGCCATCGAAGCTCAAGCTTCGACTCTTGTTGCCTGGCGGATACTTCTCACCGCTGGCTGTTATGCACTCCTGCTGAGCTTTCCCGCTGGCCGGCGGGCGTTCAAGGCCTTTTGGGAAGTACTGCGAAAAGGCCCGTTATACGTCTTCTACTTTGTGATTTTGGTGGCGCTCATTGCATTGCAGCTATGGCTTTTCGCCTGGGCGCCCAAAGGCCATGCGTTGGACGCTTCCTTGGGGTATTTGCTGCTGCCAATCTTCCTCGTGGTGGTGGGACGGTTCTTCTTCTCCAGCATTGTTAGCCGCTTGCAGTGGATTGCCGTCGGCATTGCGATTGTCGCGGTAGCAATAAAGTTTATAATCAGCGCGCAAATGTCTTGGGTAACTTTCGCCATCGCTGTCGGCTACGCATTGTATTTTGCGCTGCGTAGCTACTCCGGTTTTAATAGCTTCTTTTGCTACGGCGCTGAAACAATTGAGCTGAGTCCCATTGCCATTGCCCTACTGTTTACCATCCCAGATGTCCTGGATAGGGACATGATGATCATGGTCATTTGTGCAGGCCTTGCCGGTGCCGTGGCAATGGCACTGTATCTTGCCGCATCGGTGTTGCTGAGCATGCCCATCTTCGGGTTACTGAGCTATGGCGAGCCAATCTTGCTCTTTGTTGCTGCACTCTTGCTTGGTGAGTCCCTGGATATGAGCGATGCGCTGGTGTATTCACTTCGAGGGTTTGCGCTCGCGATTCTCGGATTCGACGGAATCTGGCGCTCGCGCAAGACGCTGGAGCCTACACTAACTGTGTGA